The following coding sequences are from one Rhodospirillaceae bacterium window:
- a CDS encoding C4-dicarboxylate ABC transporter, with translation MKKSSTVTGVLGLCIGLLVGTFFFANNDGNAPGETTTSAPTSGAGDAPIRWKMASSFASSLRTGGTSGKYFEERISILSDGNIELRYFDPGSLVPALEIFDAVSAGAVNAGWTNPGFWAGKVPALQFFAAVPFGARAGESLAWIYHGGGLELMQEIYAQHNIYSMPCQVSAAEGSGWFRNEITSLDQLRGLKMRFFGLGAKVMEKLGVSTQLIAPGDIFPALELGTIDAAELSFPALDLDLGFYEVAKHYYFPGWHQPTTFGELMINLNDWNSISPRQQALLQTLCQESIARTLAESEAIQFDALYELQEKGVTLHQWEPAVLDAFETAWQEVVTEEAAKDADFSRVWDSLRTFRENYKVWGDLGYID, from the coding sequence ATTGGCCTCCTCGTCGGCACCTTCTTTTTCGCCAACAATGACGGTAATGCCCCGGGAGAAACAACAACTTCAGCCCCAACAAGTGGAGCAGGGGATGCGCCAATTCGATGGAAAATGGCGAGCAGTTTTGCAAGTTCATTAAGGACGGGAGGTACAAGCGGCAAATATTTTGAGGAGAGAATAAGCATCCTTTCGGATGGGAACATAGAATTAAGATATTTCGACCCTGGTTCCCTGGTTCCAGCTCTGGAAATATTCGATGCCGTCTCAGCAGGTGCCGTTAATGCAGGATGGACCAATCCAGGTTTTTGGGCCGGAAAAGTCCCAGCTCTACAGTTCTTCGCAGCAGTTCCTTTTGGAGCAAGGGCCGGCGAGTCGCTCGCGTGGATCTACCACGGGGGAGGCCTTGAGTTAATGCAGGAAATATATGCACAGCACAATATATACTCGATGCCGTGCCAAGTTTCCGCGGCTGAGGGGTCTGGTTGGTTTAGAAATGAGATAACTTCCCTTGATCAGCTCAGGGGGCTAAAAATGAGGTTTTTTGGTTTAGGCGCGAAAGTAATGGAGAAACTTGGTGTCTCAACGCAGCTAATAGCACCTGGCGATATATTTCCTGCCTTAGAGTTAGGCACGATTGACGCCGCAGAACTTTCCTTTCCAGCCCTCGATCTGGATCTTGGTTTTTACGAAGTTGCCAAGCATTATTATTTTCCAGGATGGCATCAACCTACGACTTTTGGCGAGTTGATGATTAACCTAAACGACTGGAACAGCATTTCCCCAAGACAGCAGGCGCTTCTTCAAACCCTTTGCCAAGAAAGCATCGCCCGTACCTTGGCTGAAAGCGAAGCCATCCAATTTGATGCTCTGTACGAGCTGCAAGAAAAAGGAGTTACCCTTCATCAATGGGAACCAGCCGTTCTAGATGCTTTTGAAACCGCATGGCAAGAAGTGGTTACAGAAGAAGCTGCAAAGGATGCTGATTTTTCTCGAGTATGGGACTCACTTAGGACTTTCAGAGAAAATTATAAAGTATGGGGCGATCTTGGATACATAGACTAA